The following are encoded together in the Candidatus Methylomirabilis oxygeniifera genome:
- a CDS encoding protein of unknown function (Evidence 5 : No homology to any previously reported sequences) — protein sequence MFRKSTYRLSAFSCQLINYLKIIVSNYRTNPPHLPLPKGGLTPPWKRGARGDFLNRCSFNYETINRMITLNAEN from the coding sequence ATGTTCAGAAAATCAACCTATCGGCTTTCAGCGTTTAGCTGTCAGCTTATTAACTATCTCAAAATAATAGTTTCAAATTATCGAACAAACCCTCCTCACCTCCCTTTGCCAAAGGGAGGGTTAACCCCTCCTTGGAAAAGAGGGGCGAGGGGAGATTTTCTCAATCGATGTTCATTCAATTATGAGACCATTAATAGGATGATCACGCTGAATGCTGAAAACTGA
- a CDS encoding conserved exported protein of unknown function (Evidence 4 : Homologs of previously reported genes of unknown function) → MTPLRILVTGSTGFVGSALVPFLAAGGYRVACLVRTSPRQGKDEIQWSPETGLIDVARLEGLDGVVHLAGENIATGRWTAEKKAMIRSSRVDGTRLLCDALAGLKQPPKVLVCASATGYYGDRGDELLTEESTPGTGFLAGVCREWEAAAEPAVQKGIRVVHLRFGMVASEAGGALAKLLPPFRMGLGGVLGTGNQYISWIALDDLLGVIAHVLTIEALQGPVNTVTPNPVTNREFTRALGRVLGRFTLFPVPAAAAHLAFGEMADEVLLASQRVQPTRLLTTGYEFRCPDLEGALRHLLGS, encoded by the coding sequence ATGACACCGTTGCGCATCCTTGTCACAGGGTCGACCGGGTTCGTGGGGTCGGCACTCGTTCCGTTCCTGGCAGCCGGCGGGTATCGTGTCGCGTGCCTGGTGCGGACCTCGCCGCGGCAAGGGAAAGACGAGATCCAGTGGAGCCCGGAGACAGGACTTATCGATGTCGCTCGACTGGAGGGCCTGGATGGGGTCGTCCACCTTGCGGGAGAAAACATCGCGACCGGAAGGTGGACGGCTGAGAAGAAAGCGATGATTCGTAGCAGCCGGGTAGACGGCACCAGGTTGCTCTGCGACGCGCTGGCAGGACTGAAGCAACCGCCAAAGGTGTTGGTGTGCGCCTCCGCTACCGGCTACTACGGCGATCGTGGCGATGAACTCCTTACGGAGGAAAGCACCCCAGGAACGGGTTTCCTCGCTGGAGTCTGTCGCGAATGGGAGGCAGCGGCCGAGCCTGCTGTCCAAAAAGGGATCCGCGTCGTTCACCTCCGATTCGGGATGGTGGCCAGTGAAGCAGGTGGGGCATTGGCGAAACTGCTTCCGCCATTCAGGATGGGCCTCGGCGGGGTACTGGGGACGGGGAACCAATATATAAGTTGGATCGCCTTGGACGACCTCCTAGGTGTCATTGCGCACGTACTGACGATTGAGGCGCTCCAGGGTCCGGTGAATACGGTCACGCCGAATCCGGTCACCAACCGGGAATTCACGCGGGCATTGGGACGGGTTCTCGGCCGGTTCACTCTGTTTCCGGTGCCTGCCGCCGCCGCACATCTGGCGTTTGGTGAGATGGCCGACGAAGTCCTGTTGGCCAGTCAGCGCGTCCAGCCCACTCGGCTGCTGACCACAGGATATGAGTTTCGCTGCCCTGATCTCGAAGGCGCGCTTCGGCACCTTTTGGGGTCCTAG
- a CDS encoding conserved membrane protein of unknown function (Evidence 4 : Homologs of previously reported genes of unknown function) translates to MIKGLGERMIRAARLDESLYEEIQGDRRAPMQAALVVILSAIAAGIGVILQTGIGDFFLKTLQAMLEWYIWALFTCVVGTRLLQEPQTRTDVGGVVRLISFASAPGIIRLLGVIPWLGGIAFGLQDRAFYLGTYEVRVIPSLGGFVVGLASVWMLGAMVVAVRRTLGYTTTMRAVGACVIGWVAQYFAMGFLLSLRDPVTGA, encoded by the coding sequence GTGATTAAGGGGCTGGGTGAGCGGATGATTCGGGCTGCCAGACTGGATGAAAGTCTCTATGAGGAGATTCAGGGCGATCGGCGAGCGCCGATGCAAGCCGCGCTCGTAGTGATCCTGTCGGCTATCGCGGCCGGGATCGGTGTCATCCTTCAGACCGGGATCGGAGACTTCTTTCTCAAAACATTACAGGCGATGCTGGAGTGGTATATCTGGGCGTTGTTTACCTGCGTGGTGGGCACGCGATTGCTCCAGGAGCCGCAGACCAGAACCGACGTGGGCGGGGTAGTGCGGCTGATCAGTTTTGCCAGCGCCCCGGGAATCATCAGGCTGTTGGGTGTTATCCCATGGCTCGGTGGTATTGCTTTTGGACTTCAGGATCGTGCCTTCTATCTTGGAACCTATGAGGTACGCGTCATCCCCAGCCTTGGCGGTTTTGTCGTCGGATTGGCATCGGTCTGGATGCTCGGAGCGATGGTTGTTGCCGTGCGCAGGACGCTCGGCTATACGACAACGATGAGGGCGGTGGGAGCCTGCGTGATCGGCTGGGTTGCGCAGTATTTTGCGATGGGCTTCTTGCTCAGTCTCAGGGATCCCGTCACGGGGGCCTAA